The following are from one region of the Oreochromis aureus strain Israel breed Guangdong linkage group 1, ZZ_aureus, whole genome shotgun sequence genome:
- the si:ch211-102l7.3 gene encoding limulus clotting factor C — protein MLPFLTKNIPLIFHLFLNLSLCLMGWTQALRGDNCPSSQWNVMCRPCCEYHLIQCRCPSKGTRVGYTVPCCRNVLDECDPCIVHPGCSLFENCKTCNNGTWRANDDFFVNGKYCTECRQGWSGGDCKTCGGVIQRAQGHIALESYPTNARCEWIVQMERGSSIQLRFSLLSLESDHSCRYDYVEVRDGDSVASPVIGRFCGDQLPPPIKSSRNFLHILFTSDGYNNFDGFVLTFQEISVSAIKNVACAAPDKPVNGYLLPVYGPKEELVLVNYRCHPPFRLIGTQQRTCLPNGTWSGTAPSCVKGQTSLVRCAPPPKLLHGYHRPALDSAGGAETIEFFCKTSYILSGNHQSTCLSNGSWSSRSPKCVKVCREPRVSELVRQSVVKPHLMLRERSDQSLHLSSRYSVDDLLSAGFIPLTSGGLSREKNDDTSLAEIPRGFHPVYTSIDYKCASPLYRNKGSSRRTCLKTGRWSGHYVSCSPVCGKFDAFSRHNLSDTQWLWHAAIYIRSPPDHTVSTYTSPGRIITDQQGASEESTFWFLACSGALVAQHRVLVVAQCVVDKNKQQPIQPEHVKVVIGKQYHTPRDVLKSQHHLRVSEIVVHPNFFSSPDSDVAVLKLKDKAKIRERVLPVCLPKTQGGEVTAQEAYTARWILPNNPRHLGHSATLSLTKLVELTDVTHCEREFAQGGAHTTAISDNSLCVISKPSSPQSACPIVIPGITTMPAVFSSTRAVLSGHEDTHRASSAGWQLLGLERATSFEKNNCNQPSYTVITQIANFQDWIEQHVK, from the exons CCCTGAGGGGAGACAACTGCCCAAGCTCTCAGTGGAACGTGATGTGTCGCCCGTGTTGTGAGTACCACCTGATCCAGTGTCGGTGTCCATCAAAAGGCACAAGGGTCGGCTACACTGTTCCCTGCTGCCGCAATGTCCTGGATGAATGTGACCCCTGTATTGTTCATCCAG GCTGCAGTCTATTTGAGAATTGTAAAACCTGCAACAATGGAACATGGAGAGCTAATGATGACTTCTTCGTGAATGGGAAGTATTGTACTGAGTGCCGCCAAGGCTGGAGTGGAGGGGATTGTAAAA CATGTGGAGGCGTCATTCAGCGAGCTCAGGGTCACATAGCCCTGGAGAGCTACCCAACAAATGCTCGATGTGAATGGATAGTGCAAATGGAGAGGGGGAGCAGTATCCAGCTCAG GTTTTCACTGCTGAGTTTGGAGTCTGACCACAGCTGTCGTTACGATTACGTCGAGGTCCGTGATGGTGACAGTGTGGCTTCTCCTGTGATTGGTCGCTTTTGTGGGGATCAGCTACCTCCTCCAATAAAAAGCTCCAGGAACTTCCTACACATTCTCTTCACCTCTGATGGCTATAATAACTTTGATGGTTTTGTTCTTACATTTCAGGAAATTTCAG TGTCAGCCATCAAGAATGTAGCATGCGCAGCACCAGACAAACCAGTGAATGGATACCTGCTGCCTGTATATGGTCCAAAAGAGGAGCTCGTATTGGTAAACTACCGGTGCCATCCACCTTTCAGGCTGATTGGCACGCAGCAGAGGACCTGTCTACCTAATGGCACGTGGAGTGGCACTGCTCCCTCGTGtgtaaaag GTCAAACAAGCCTGGTCCGGTGCGCTCCTCCACCCAAACTGCTCCATGGATATCACAGACCTGCTCTTGACTCAGCTGGAGGTGCTGAGACAATTGAGTTTTTCTGTAAAACCTCCTACATTTTAAGTGGAAACCACCAGAGTACCTGTCTCTCTAATGGATCCTGGAGTAGCAGGTCACCAAAGTGTGTTAAAG TCTGTCGAGAACCCAGAGTGTCTGAACTTGTACGGCAAAGTGTTGTGAAGCCACACCTAATGCTAAG AGAGCGTTCAGACCAGAGTCTCCACCTCTCATCCAGATACAGCGTGGATGATTTGCTGTCCGCTGGCTTTATTCCACTAACAtccggtggattgtccagagaGAAAAATGATGACACCTCTTTGGCCGAGATACCTCGAGGTTTTCACCCAGTCTACACTAGCATCGACTACAAGTGTGCTTCACCTCTCTATCGAAACAAAGGAAGCTCTCGACGCACCTGTCTGAAGACTGGAAGGTGGAGTGGGCACTATGTTTCCTGCTCACCAG TTTGTGGCAAATTTGACGCTTTCAGCAGACACAACCTCTCTGACACTCAGTGGCTGTGGCATGCAGCCATTTATATCCGCTCACCACCTGATCACACTGTGAGCACCTACACGTCCCCTGGAAGGATCATAACGGACCAGCAGGGGGCCTCAGAGGAGTCCACATTCTGGTTCCTGGCCTGCAGTGGAGCTCTGGTTGCCCAGCATAGAGTCCTGGTGGTGGCTCAGTGTGTGGTAGACAAGAACAAGCAGCAGCCCATTCAGCCTGAACATGTGAAGGTTGTCATAGGCAAGCAATACCACACACCCAGGGATGTGTTGAAAAGCCAGCACCACCTGAGG GTTTCAGAGATAGTAGTCCATCCAAATTTTTTCTCCTCACCAGACTCTGATGTGGCTGTGCTTAAGCTAAAAGACAAGGCCAAGATCAGAGAGCGCGTGTTGCCTGTGTGTCTACCCAAAACGCAAGGAGGGGAGGTGACTGCGCAGGAGGCTTACACCGCGAGGTGGATTTTACCAAACAATCCCAGGCACCTGGGCCACTCTGCAACCTTGAGCCTGACAAAACTTGTTGAGCTGACTGATGTTACTCATTGTGAAAGAGAATTTGCTCAAGGAGGGGCACATACCACAGCGATCAGTGACAATTCATTGTGTGTCATTAGCAAACCGTCCAGTCCTCAGAGCGCCTGCCCAATTGTCATTCCAGGCATCACAACCATGCCAGCTGTGTTTTCATCCACAAGGGCTGTCTTGTCAGGTCACGAGGATACTCACCGAGCCTCTAGTGCAGGCTGGCAGCTGCTTGGTTTAGAGAGAGCAACATCTTTTGAGAAAAACAACTGCAACCAACCGAGTTACACAGTTATCACACAAATTGCAAACTTTCAAGACTGGATAGAGCAACATGTGAAGTAG